The proteins below come from a single Candidatus Bathyarchaeota archaeon genomic window:
- the leuS gene encoding leucine--tRNA ligase produces the protein MSQTKQMEQKWQRRWEEARIFEADPDPKREKKMVTFPFPYMNGPLHVGHTFTASRVDAYARFKRMQGYNVLWPWSWHWTGQPLLGASQRVARGDEAYIKVLREVDGVPDEVLKKFVDPFFMAQYYTDEGRLAVKGVGFSVDWRREFTTVMPTFQKFVEWQYKNLREKGYVTRGTHPVVWCPKDQSPTGDHDRQIGEGVTPEEYTLIKYRLDEGTFLPAATFRPETVYGITNMWINPDATYVEAEVDGECWIISREAAEKLGEQERKVTVKRSFPGKELIGKTFTNPVTNLKFPILPGWFVDPKTATGVVYSVPAHAPYDYLALRDLQKKPQVLAQFGVDAEVVLAIKPISIIKLEGFGDFPAVEVVEKMGIVDQNDAKADQATKELYKKEFHGGILKANCGVYAGKSIREAKDVLIADFKKLGAAGSMYDLSEPVVCRCMTQCIVKILSDQWFLDYSDPKWKALAHQVIDQLAVYPDSAKPWFHTVIDWLREWACARTTGFGTPLPWGKGWIIETLSDSTVYMAFYTVNKHIKQNNIKPESLTPEVFDYVFFGRGDSEGLGTTTGISRDLLDAMRSEFLYWYPFDLRNSAKELVPNHLSFCIFHHAALFPRELWPKGIGVNGMLMVEGTGMHKSKGNFITMKGAVEKYGADATRCALLLGAEGMDDPDWRAENVTDLKAKFEALMGFAGAIIASAKAPDDTALERWLSSRMQRRIREVTVSLDELKTRTALQTALFETWNDLRWYIQRKGNTNAKALGEAVKVWLRLLAPFAPFIGEELWSQTGEEGFISLAKWPELDAAKVDASAEEQENFVTDVMDDTNNILRAMKIAPSKICYYAPAAWKWQVYLKVLVKTQIGEAKINELMKEFAADAALKPHMKDIAPMVPRIIKAFTKLSGERRANMAKIGETDQTTILQESAAFLHDRFNCEICVYREDDEARFDPKRRSATAMPYQPAIYVE, from the coding sequence ATGAGCCAAACCAAGCAAATGGAGCAGAAGTGGCAGCGGCGATGGGAAGAAGCCCGCATATTCGAAGCTGACCCTGACCCCAAACGCGAAAAAAAGATGGTTACCTTCCCGTTTCCCTACATGAACGGTCCCTTGCATGTGGGGCACACCTTCACCGCCAGCCGAGTGGACGCCTATGCACGCTTTAAACGTATGCAGGGCTACAATGTTCTGTGGCCTTGGAGTTGGCATTGGACTGGGCAGCCGCTTCTTGGCGCTTCCCAGCGTGTGGCACGGGGCGATGAAGCATACATCAAGGTGCTGCGTGAAGTCGACGGAGTACCTGATGAAGTGCTTAAAAAGTTTGTTGACCCCTTCTTTATGGCTCAGTACTACACTGACGAGGGACGCTTAGCTGTTAAGGGCGTGGGTTTCTCGGTTGATTGGAGAAGAGAATTCACCACTGTCATGCCGACTTTCCAGAAATTTGTGGAATGGCAATACAAGAATCTTAGAGAAAAAGGCTACGTCACACGAGGGACACACCCGGTTGTTTGGTGCCCCAAAGACCAATCCCCAACCGGCGACCATGACCGCCAAATCGGCGAAGGCGTCACCCCCGAAGAGTACACCCTGATCAAGTATCGCCTCGACGAGGGCACGTTTTTGCCCGCAGCTACTTTCCGTCCTGAAACCGTCTATGGCATCACAAACATGTGGATTAACCCCGATGCCACATACGTGGAAGCCGAAGTTGACGGTGAATGCTGGATAATCAGCCGGGAAGCCGCCGAGAAACTTGGCGAGCAAGAACGCAAAGTCACTGTTAAACGCAGCTTTCCAGGCAAAGAACTCATCGGCAAAACCTTCACTAACCCCGTAACAAACCTCAAATTCCCCATCTTGCCCGGCTGGTTTGTGGACCCTAAAACCGCCACCGGCGTAGTCTACAGTGTCCCGGCGCATGCACCATACGATTATCTTGCCCTGCGTGACCTGCAGAAAAAACCCCAGGTTCTCGCGCAGTTCGGTGTGGATGCAGAGGTGGTTTTGGCGATTAAGCCGATTTCAATAATCAAGCTGGAGGGCTTTGGCGACTTCCCAGCAGTAGAGGTCGTTGAGAAGATGGGTATAGTTGACCAAAACGACGCCAAAGCTGACCAAGCCACCAAGGAACTCTACAAGAAGGAATTCCACGGCGGCATCCTCAAAGCGAACTGCGGAGTCTACGCGGGTAAATCAATCCGTGAAGCCAAAGACGTTCTCATCGCTGACTTCAAAAAGCTAGGCGCAGCCGGCAGCATGTATGATCTCTCTGAACCGGTGGTTTGCCGCTGCATGACTCAGTGCATCGTGAAAATCCTCTCGGACCAGTGGTTTTTGGATTACTCTGACCCCAAATGGAAAGCCCTTGCCCACCAAGTCATCGATCAACTAGCGGTTTACCCTGACTCCGCCAAACCATGGTTCCACACAGTTATCGATTGGCTCCGTGAATGGGCATGTGCACGCACCACAGGTTTTGGCACGCCGCTGCCCTGGGGTAAAGGCTGGATAATCGAGACGCTTAGCGACAGCACCGTGTACATGGCATTCTACACTGTTAACAAACATATTAAACAGAACAACATCAAACCTGAATCGCTTACGCCTGAAGTGTTCGATTATGTCTTCTTCGGCAGGGGCGACTCTGAGGGGTTGGGAACCACCACGGGCATAAGCCGTGACCTGCTCGACGCCATGCGCAGCGAGTTCCTCTACTGGTACCCCTTTGACCTTCGCAACTCCGCAAAGGAACTGGTGCCTAATCATCTTAGCTTTTGCATCTTCCACCATGCCGCGTTGTTTCCACGTGAACTCTGGCCAAAAGGAATCGGCGTCAACGGCATGCTTATGGTTGAAGGCACAGGCATGCACAAGAGCAAAGGCAACTTCATCACCATGAAGGGCGCCGTGGAGAAGTACGGTGCAGACGCCACCCGCTGCGCGCTGCTTTTGGGCGCGGAGGGCATGGATGACCCTGATTGGCGAGCTGAAAACGTCACTGACCTTAAAGCCAAATTTGAGGCTCTGATGGGTTTCGCCGGCGCCATAATTGCATCCGCCAAAGCCCCCGACGACACCGCCCTGGAACGCTGGCTGTCCAGCCGCATGCAGAGACGAATCCGCGAAGTCACCGTAAGCCTTGATGAACTTAAAACCCGCACGGCGCTGCAGACCGCACTGTTTGAAACCTGGAATGATTTGCGCTGGTACATTCAGCGGAAAGGCAACACCAACGCCAAAGCTTTGGGCGAGGCAGTGAAGGTGTGGCTGCGTTTGCTGGCTCCGTTTGCGCCGTTTATCGGTGAAGAACTGTGGAGCCAGACTGGCGAGGAGGGCTTTATCAGCCTTGCAAAGTGGCCTGAGCTTGATGCTGCGAAGGTGGATGCGTCGGCTGAGGAGCAGGAGAACTTTGTCACTGATGTGATGGATGACACCAACAACATCTTAAGAGCCATGAAGATTGCGCCATCCAAAATCTGCTACTATGCACCCGCAGCATGGAAGTGGCAGGTGTACCTTAAGGTGCTGGTGAAAACCCAGATTGGCGAAGCCAAAATCAATGAGCTTATGAAGGAATTCGCCGCTGATGCAGCCTTAAAACCCCACATGAAAGACATTGCTCCGATGGTGCCCCGAATCATCAAAGCATTCACTAAACTTTCAGGTGAACGCAGAGCCAACATGGCAAAAATCGGGGAAACAGACCAGACCACGATTCTGCAGGAATCCGCGGCGTTTCTACATGACCGCTTCAACTGTGAAATCTGCGTCTACCGCGAAGACGACGAAGCACGCTTTGACCCTAAACGCCGCTCCGCGACGGCTATGCCCTATCAACCCGCAATCTACGTTGAATGA
- a CDS encoding insulinase family protein, whose product MSANLVWRRQTLPNGLTAIVYPRRNANTTQLSLAVKYGSNQEPKTAAGVAHFIEHMLAGGSDKKIKRSRSIEEAGGVLDFYTDREHVLGAADVLPSKLTDASEILCDLFFGDEFDEAKFELERKIILNELAEVSDDPTVKLEELLLENLYRRHPIQRPVGGYPKTIKKLTLSQLLNEHRCHYVPQNMVLVLTGKVGEGDEMRVLEAFKNKECPANQPRQQWPQESGKPKSVIVEEKAGITQTYLAVGARTVYATHPDAPVLDLIGTLLGGGTTSRLFIELREKHAVTYDVSSGHCKGTDFGYLSVNCAVGNRKVEKTRRLIFAELSDLGKRKVSEVELERAKAIMLGGVLRGMDDPHDTTEIITYMEMQFGNDSALKDYVTKIREVSCEDIRRASAEHLNEDTLCTVIIKPIK is encoded by the coding sequence ATGTCAGCTAACCTAGTATGGCGCAGACAAACCCTCCCCAACGGCTTAACCGCAATCGTTTATCCCCGGCGAAACGCCAACACCACCCAGCTGTCACTCGCCGTCAAATACGGCAGCAACCAAGAACCCAAAACCGCCGCAGGCGTCGCCCACTTCATCGAGCATATGCTGGCAGGCGGCTCAGATAAGAAAATAAAGCGGTCACGCAGCATCGAAGAAGCAGGCGGCGTACTGGATTTCTACACTGACCGCGAACACGTTTTGGGTGCAGCGGACGTTTTGCCAAGCAAGCTGACTGATGCCTCGGAGATACTCTGCGATCTCTTCTTTGGCGATGAGTTCGATGAAGCAAAATTTGAGTTGGAACGCAAAATCATTCTAAACGAGCTTGCCGAGGTCTCCGATGATCCCACTGTGAAGCTGGAGGAGCTGCTGTTAGAGAACCTCTATAGGCGCCATCCTATTCAGCGACCAGTCGGCGGCTACCCAAAAACCATTAAAAAACTCACGTTAAGCCAACTGCTTAATGAGCACAGATGCCATTATGTGCCGCAGAATATGGTTTTAGTCCTTACTGGTAAAGTGGGGGAAGGCGATGAAATGCGGGTTTTGGAAGCCTTCAAAAACAAAGAGTGCCCAGCCAACCAACCCCGGCAGCAGTGGCCCCAAGAATCAGGCAAACCCAAATCGGTAATTGTAGAGGAAAAAGCAGGCATAACCCAAACCTACCTCGCCGTTGGCGCCCGCACCGTCTACGCCACCCACCCCGACGCTCCAGTGCTGGATTTAATCGGCACCCTTTTAGGCGGCGGCACCACCTCGCGGCTCTTCATCGAGCTGCGGGAGAAGCATGCGGTCACCTACGATGTCAGCTCGGGTCACTGTAAGGGCACGGATTTTGGGTATCTTAGCGTGAATTGTGCGGTTGGGAACCGGAAAGTAGAGAAGACCCGAAGGCTGATTTTTGCTGAGCTGTCAGATTTGGGTAAACGTAAGGTTTCCGAGGTGGAGTTGGAGCGGGCAAAAGCGATTATGCTGGGCGGTGTATTGCGGGGTATGGATGATCCCCATGACACCACCGAAATCATCACGTATATGGAAATGCAGTTTGGCAACGACTCAGCACTCAAGGACTACGTGACTAAAATCAGGGAAGTTAGCTGCGAGGATATAAGGCGAGCATCAGCCGAGCACCTAAACGAGGATACCCTCTGCACGGTTATCATAAAACCGATAAAGTGA
- a CDS encoding helix-turn-helix domain-containing protein, whose translation MKLLKMVDSKSANLVTDPLNQAILRELVAAPHAATDLAAQLKQPTLTTWRRMQKLEKANLIEHTQTQKVGNLEKKYYRATAAYYAPEQFFNFKPKNANLKEAFDIYQGIQNRMVAQLSAYNEIPEGAEPTDFSLFVNMLVFAEVCGRPEIQAKIVELKAKLVQFDPEQVKTVL comes from the coding sequence ATGAAACTGCTAAAGATGGTTGACTCCAAAAGCGCAAATCTCGTCACCGACCCCCTCAACCAAGCCATCCTCCGTGAACTCGTCGCAGCCCCACATGCCGCCACCGACCTCGCCGCCCAACTCAAACAGCCCACCCTAACCACCTGGCGACGCATGCAAAAACTCGAAAAAGCTAACCTCATCGAACATACCCAAACCCAAAAAGTCGGGAACCTCGAAAAAAAGTATTACCGCGCCACCGCCGCATACTATGCTCCCGAGCAATTCTTTAACTTTAAACCCAAAAACGCCAACCTTAAAGAAGCCTTCGACATCTACCAGGGCATCCAGAACCGTATGGTAGCGCAGTTATCCGCCTACAATGAAATTCCCGAAGGCGCGGAGCCCACGGATTTTTCGCTGTTCGTGAATATGCTTGTTTTCGCAGAGGTCTGTGGGCGACCGGAAATCCAAGCTAAAATCGTTGAGTTAAAAGCGAAGCTTGTCCAGTTTGACCCCGAGCAGGTTAAGACTGTTCTTTAG
- a CDS encoding ABC transporter ATP-binding protein, whose protein sequence is MIDTIHLTRTFGNLTAVDDVSFHVEKGEVFGFLGPNGAGKTTTVRMLCCLIGKTSGDATIGGYSIGNPDDCLKIRKIIGFLPENVGLYESLSAYRNLDFYGQLYEVPEPARKENIERLLKALGIWERRDDAVAGFSKGMKQKIAIARALIHDPQVVFLDEPTANLDPEASKTVREFVLQLKEEKRTIFLNTHNLDEAERLCDRIAILKGKLVAVDSPKNLERSLYSRKTIVHLTSLSDAVVSAVKELGAVKAVRQGDNKLILDMDNPEQDNPEVVRAIVSAGGSVQYVTELRSTLEDVYLKLIREVPAQ, encoded by the coding sequence ATGATAGACACAATCCACCTAACCCGAACATTCGGCAACCTAACCGCCGTAGACGACGTCAGCTTCCACGTGGAAAAAGGCGAAGTCTTCGGCTTTCTAGGCCCCAACGGCGCAGGCAAAACCACCACCGTACGCATGCTCTGCTGCCTCATCGGCAAAACCAGCGGCGACGCCACCATCGGAGGCTACAGCATCGGCAACCCCGACGACTGCCTAAAAATCCGCAAAATCATAGGCTTCCTACCCGAAAACGTCGGCTTATACGAAAGCTTAAGCGCCTACCGCAACCTTGACTTCTACGGACAACTCTACGAGGTCCCTGAACCTGCCCGTAAAGAAAACATCGAGCGCCTGCTTAAGGCTCTGGGAATCTGGGAGCGCAGAGACGACGCAGTGGCAGGGTTCAGCAAGGGCATGAAGCAGAAAATCGCCATCGCCCGCGCCCTAATCCATGATCCGCAAGTGGTGTTCCTCGATGAACCCACCGCGAACCTTGACCCTGAAGCATCCAAAACCGTCCGAGAATTCGTGCTGCAGCTCAAAGAAGAAAAACGCACCATATTCCTCAACACCCACAACCTCGACGAGGCAGAACGCCTCTGCGACCGCATCGCCATCCTTAAAGGCAAACTCGTCGCCGTCGATTCACCTAAAAACCTTGAGCGCAGCCTCTACAGCCGAAAAACCATCGTGCACCTCACCAGCCTCTCTGATGCAGTGGTTTCAGCGGTGAAGGAGCTTGGTGCTGTTAAGGCGGTTCGTCAGGGCGATAACAAGTTGATACTGGATATGGATAACCCCGAGCAGGATAACCCTGAAGTCGTTAGGGCTATTGTGTCTGCTGGCGGCAGCGTGCAGTATGTGACGGAGCTTCGGTCCACGCTTGAGGATGTGTATCTGAAGTTGATTCGGGAGGTTCCAGCGCAATGA
- a CDS encoding ABC transporter permease — MRFSKAWIVTKKDLSVIRRNKYVFYSLIAMPIILGVVLPLMLTQGVSAGVNQLTSEELTQTVYQIGSLSAMYFVLIPAVLPSIIASYSIVGEKIEKSLEPLLATPTTDGELLLGKCLASFVPCMAVTYIAMAVFVPIVDLWSYSMIGVYLFPNVYWAILMFAITPLGCIMSVLANVIVSSRVSDIRAAQQIGGLVVLPLIFVVIFGAIFSEVTLLAVIVAGALAAADVGLFYLSKAVFQREEILTKWK; from the coding sequence ATGAGATTCAGCAAAGCATGGATAGTAACCAAAAAAGACCTAAGCGTCATTCGGCGAAATAAGTACGTCTTCTACTCGTTGATAGCGATGCCCATAATTTTGGGTGTTGTGTTGCCGCTGATGCTAACGCAGGGAGTTAGCGCAGGCGTAAACCAGTTGACCTCTGAAGAGCTAACGCAGACCGTGTACCAAATTGGCAGCCTCTCAGCGATGTACTTCGTGCTCATACCCGCCGTGTTACCCTCCATCATCGCATCCTACAGCATCGTAGGCGAAAAAATCGAGAAAAGCCTCGAGCCGCTGCTGGCAACACCGACCACCGACGGGGAACTGCTGCTGGGCAAATGCCTTGCCTCGTTTGTTCCCTGCATGGCAGTCACCTACATAGCTATGGCGGTCTTTGTACCCATCGTTGACCTCTGGTCCTACAGCATGATAGGCGTCTACCTCTTCCCCAACGTATACTGGGCAATCCTGATGTTTGCCATCACACCACTGGGCTGCATCATGAGTGTCTTAGCCAACGTCATCGTCTCCAGCAGAGTCAGCGACATACGAGCAGCCCAGCAAATCGGCGGCTTAGTCGTGCTTCCACTGATATTCGTCGTCATCTTCGGCGCCATATTCTCCGAGGTGACATTGCTGGCGGTAATCGTTGCGGGCGCATTGGCAGCGGCGGATGTGGGCTTGTTCTACCTCAGCAAAGCCGTCTTCCAACGCGAAGAAATCCTGACTAAATGGAAGTAG